Proteins encoded in a region of the Haloarcula sp. CBA1129 genome:
- a CDS encoding ATP-dependent DNA helicase produces MYPARITDEFPAPSYRGNQKQALADIRAAFESGKDVVLVRAPTGSGKSLLARAIAGCARTAGEAAAEQVIDAYYTTPQVSQLDDVAEDALLEDLCVIRGKNNYDCILPGETDTPVNQAPCVRERKFDCQVKHRCPYFSDRAIASNRRIAAMTLAYFMQTAGSDVFGKRDVVVIDEAHGLGEWAEMYATIDLSPGTIPMWNDIDVPDIDGLDEAVAFTERVEHLAERRVKELRQKSELTGEEVAERDSLNTLRQDLGWFREDYTDTESATTWVVDQADGEHAPVTIKPMNPERYLKHTVWDRGNRFALLSATILNKEAFCANVGLDPANVALVEVGHTFPVENRPLYDVAQGKMTYEHRDDTLPDIARTIVRIMAHHADEKGLIHCHSYAIQEQLKTLLDDFGVGARVRTHDKEGRDGALAAWKRSDNPDVFLSVKMEEALDLEGDLCRWQVLCKAPYPNTRDSRVARRLEDDQWGWYYRTALRTVIQACGRVVRAPDDYGATYLADSSLLDLFERADHDMPDWFRAQVDRLSQPDLPRFAPDQALSGLSSGTKRRHDRSRSRSGDGNHPLSDVWD; encoded by the coding sequence GTGTACCCCGCGCGGATTACCGACGAGTTTCCGGCCCCCTCCTACCGGGGCAACCAGAAGCAGGCTCTGGCCGACATCCGTGCGGCTTTCGAGAGCGGAAAAGACGTTGTCCTCGTTCGTGCGCCGACCGGCAGCGGCAAATCGCTGCTCGCTCGGGCTATCGCCGGCTGTGCTCGAACCGCCGGCGAGGCTGCCGCCGAGCAGGTCATCGACGCCTACTACACCACACCGCAGGTCTCCCAGCTCGACGACGTGGCCGAGGACGCCCTGCTCGAAGACCTCTGTGTCATCCGCGGGAAGAACAACTACGACTGCATCCTCCCCGGCGAGACGGACACGCCGGTGAATCAGGCCCCGTGCGTGCGCGAACGGAAATTCGACTGCCAAGTCAAACACCGCTGTCCGTACTTCTCTGACCGTGCTATCGCCTCGAATCGGCGTATCGCCGCGATGACGCTGGCCTATTTCATGCAGACCGCCGGCAGCGACGTGTTCGGCAAGCGTGACGTGGTCGTCATCGACGAGGCCCACGGGCTGGGCGAATGGGCGGAGATGTACGCCACCATCGACCTCTCGCCGGGGACGATTCCGATGTGGAACGACATCGACGTGCCCGACATCGACGGGCTGGACGAAGCCGTCGCGTTCACCGAGCGCGTCGAACACCTCGCTGAGCGCCGTGTGAAGGAACTACGACAGAAGTCGGAGTTGACTGGCGAGGAGGTGGCCGAGCGGGACTCGCTGAACACGCTGAGGCAGGACCTCGGGTGGTTCCGCGAGGACTACACCGACACCGAGAGCGCGACCACGTGGGTCGTCGATCAGGCCGACGGCGAGCACGCGCCGGTGACGATCAAACCGATGAACCCCGAGCGCTACCTCAAACACACCGTCTGGGACCGGGGCAACCGCTTCGCCCTGCTGTCGGCGACCATCCTCAACAAGGAGGCGTTCTGTGCCAACGTCGGCCTCGACCCTGCCAACGTCGCCCTCGTCGAGGTCGGCCACACTTTCCCCGTCGAGAACCGGCCGCTGTACGACGTGGCACAGGGGAAGATGACCTACGAGCACCGCGACGACACGCTGCCCGACATCGCCCGCACCATCGTGCGTATCATGGCACACCACGCTGACGAGAAGGGACTGATTCACTGCCACTCCTATGCCATTCAGGAGCAACTGAAGACGTTGCTCGACGACTTTGGCGTCGGTGCTCGCGTCCGCACCCACGACAAGGAGGGTCGGGACGGGGCACTCGCGGCGTGGAAGCGCAGCGACAACCCCGATGTCTTTCTCTCGGTGAAGATGGAGGAAGCGCTTGACCTCGAGGGCGACCTGTGTCGCTGGCAGGTGCTGTGCAAAGCCCCCTATCCCAACACCCGCGACTCCCGCGTCGCCCGACGGCTCGAAGACGACCAGTGGGGCTGGTACTACCGGACGGCACTGCGGACAGTCATTCAGGCCTGTGGCCGTGTCGTCCGTGCACCCGACGACTACGGCGCGACCTACCTCGCGGATTCGTCGCTACTTGACCTGTTTGAGCGCGCCGACCACGATATGCCCGACTGGTTCCGTGCACAGGTCGACCGGCTCTCACAGCCTGACCTGCCGCGGTTCGCACCGGATCAGGCGCTTTCGG
- a CDS encoding cold-shock protein, translating into MANGKVDFFNDTGGYGFISTEDADDDVFFHMEDVGGPDLEEGEEIEFDIEQADKGPRATNVVRN; encoded by the coding sequence ATGGCAAACGGTAAGGTTGATTTCTTCAACGACACAGGCGGTTACGGTTTCATCTCGACTGAGGACGCGGACGATGACGTTTTCTTCCACATGGAAGACGTTGGCGGCCCTGACCTCGAAGAAGGCGAGGAGATCGAATTCGACATCGAACAGGCCGACAAAGGCCCCCGCGCGACGAACGTCGTCCGCAACTAA
- a CDS encoding SDR family oxidoreductase, giving the protein MQILVTGGAGFIGGHLAQRFAADSHDVVVLDNRDPFYDLDIKQHNVDAGREAARNGDGSYEFIEGDVRDAELVTDLVADADYVYHQAAQAGVRPSVKNPRKYDEVNVDGTLNLLDACRDEGIERFVMASSSSVYGKPQYLPYDEQHPTTPVSPYGASKLAAERYACAYSEVYDLPAVALRYFTVYGPRMRPNMAISNFVSRCHNGEPPVIYGDGTQTRDFTYIEDVIDANMTLLHEDAADGKAVNIGSTDNIEIKTLATEIRDQIDPDLDLVYEERHDADAEHTHAATDRAEELLGYDPDHTIREGVAKFIDWYRDNRDWYEPLVRQS; this is encoded by the coding sequence ATGCAAATACTGGTCACAGGGGGTGCCGGGTTCATCGGCGGCCATCTGGCACAGCGGTTCGCCGCCGACAGCCACGATGTCGTCGTACTGGACAACCGCGACCCGTTCTACGATCTGGATATCAAGCAACATAACGTCGACGCGGGACGGGAAGCCGCCCGGAACGGCGACGGGAGCTACGAGTTCATCGAGGGCGACGTGCGCGACGCCGAACTGGTGACCGATCTGGTCGCCGACGCCGACTACGTCTACCACCAAGCCGCCCAAGCCGGCGTCCGCCCGAGCGTCAAGAACCCCCGTAAGTACGACGAGGTCAACGTCGACGGGACGCTGAACCTGCTGGATGCCTGTCGTGACGAAGGAATCGAGCGGTTCGTGATGGCCTCCTCCTCCTCGGTGTATGGCAAGCCCCAGTACCTGCCCTACGACGAGCAACACCCGACAACCCCCGTCTCGCCCTACGGCGCGTCGAAGCTCGCCGCCGAGCGCTACGCCTGCGCCTACAGCGAGGTGTACGATCTCCCCGCCGTGGCGCTTCGCTACTTCACCGTCTACGGCCCGCGGATGCGCCCGAACATGGCGATCTCGAATTTCGTCTCGCGGTGTCACAACGGCGAGCCGCCGGTCATCTACGGCGACGGCACGCAGACGCGGGATTTCACCTACATCGAGGACGTCATCGACGCGAACATGACGCTGTTGCACGAGGACGCCGCCGACGGCAAGGCCGTGAACATCGGGTCGACGGACAACATCGAAATCAAGACGCTCGCGACGGAAATCCGCGACCAGATCGACCCGGACCTCGACCTCGTGTACGAGGAGCGCCACGACGCCGACGCCGAACACACCCACGCCGCGACCGACCGTGCCGAGGAACTGCTCGGCTACGACCCGGACCACACCATCCGGGAGGGTGTCGCGAAATTCATCGACTGGTACCGCGACAACCGCGACTGGTACGAACCGCTCGTTCGACAGTCCTGA
- a CDS encoding NAD(P)H-binding protein has protein sequence MHVLVTGATGFVGGHLVPALLAAGHSVRVLVRDPSEYDPPDGVDVATGDLLDAGSFDAALAGVDVAYYLVHSMHAGADYAERDRRAARNFRRAATDAGVDRVVYLGGLGEDGETLSEHLRSRREVEFILAEGEYDLTTFRAAIIIGAGSASFRMIRELTTRLPVMLTPRWVRTDCHPIAINDVIAYLVGVLGVPDTAGETYEIGGPEVLTYAEILKRTGRLMGTGEPRIVPIPVLTPKLSAYWVCLLTDVPSSVAQPLINGLKTPVVADTDAAQAQFAVDLTPFSDAVKLALSEPQRREAAQAAAATGGAGR, from the coding sequence ATGCACGTGCTCGTGACCGGTGCGACGGGGTTCGTCGGAGGCCATCTCGTCCCGGCGCTCCTCGCGGCCGGCCACAGCGTCCGGGTGCTCGTTCGCGACCCCAGCGAGTATGACCCACCCGACGGCGTCGATGTGGCGACAGGAGACCTGCTCGACGCGGGCAGTTTCGACGCCGCCCTCGCCGGCGTCGATGTCGCATACTACCTCGTCCATTCGATGCACGCTGGTGCTGACTACGCCGAGCGGGACCGGCGCGCGGCGCGGAATTTCCGCCGGGCGGCCACCGATGCCGGTGTCGACCGGGTCGTCTACCTCGGTGGTCTCGGCGAAGACGGCGAGACGCTGTCCGAGCACCTCCGGTCGCGCCGCGAGGTCGAGTTCATCCTCGCGGAGGGCGAGTACGACCTGACGACGTTCCGCGCGGCCATCATCATCGGTGCGGGGTCGGCGAGCTTTCGGATGATACGCGAACTGACGACGCGACTGCCCGTGATGCTGACACCGCGCTGGGTGCGGACAGACTGTCATCCGATCGCGATCAATGATGTCATCGCGTATCTTGTCGGCGTCCTCGGCGTCCCGGACACTGCCGGCGAGACCTACGAAATCGGCGGGCCGGAGGTGCTGACCTACGCGGAGATCCTGAAGCGAACGGGCCGGCTCATGGGCACTGGCGAGCCCAGAATCGTGCCGATACCGGTGTTGACACCGAAGCTGTCGGCGTACTGGGTCTGCCTGCTGACCGACGTGCCATCGAGCGTCGCCCAACCGCTGATAAACGGACTGAAGACGCCAGTAGTCGCCGACACCGATGCTGCTCAGGCACAGTTCGCGGTTGACCTGACGCCGTTCTCGGACGCTGTCAAGTTGGCCCTCAGTGAGCCACAGCGCCGCGAAGCGGCACAGGCGGCCGCGGCCACGGGTGGTGCGGGCAGATGA
- a CDS encoding DUF5786 family protein produces the protein MSMGAYDDDEHERRERKNSEVDLSEDDDRSTYHGSVDYDGDESTEELLDQFKQINSD, from the coding sequence ATGTCGATGGGAGCGTACGACGACGACGAACACGAACGCCGTGAGCGCAAGAACAGTGAGGTCGACCTGTCGGAAGACGACGACCGGAGTACCTACCACGGAAGCGTCGACTACGACGGTGACGAGTCAACAGAGGAGTTGCTCGATCAGTTCAAACAGATCAACTCTGACTGA
- a CDS encoding DUF5784 family protein: MAGPLRLRQSNERWSEKRVRTDLLTPLQNTFGATMNGPWFAPPEGWAARRLEMDNGDLALFCWNGQRAYWVGNTETPETLWRTEKYTFDEVPDDISEWVQRELFAQLEVEDPWLTEYETLARFFLPVFLSKDGRESTRTFFRDHAGGFPDADRADGLAFYNDFLATGELDDYRYTMASKLGTSEGFDLSRMRATMGEFNVAKLLVDAGNDITPEVELDSGHSVDFRVEDTLVEVTRPRPPSRRQADTAVAAVKASGDAKTRDQLAAHPGAVLVVDCSSFPDDDWRRVYGEQSDVGYSPTIVFRARPDGSMEGYAYGSVPFPLPF, encoded by the coding sequence GTGGCTGGTCCCTTACGTCTGCGACAGTCGAACGAGCGATGGAGCGAGAAGCGGGTCCGGACGGACCTGCTGACACCGCTGCAGAACACCTTCGGTGCGACGATGAACGGGCCGTGGTTCGCACCGCCGGAGGGGTGGGCCGCGCGCCGACTGGAGATGGACAACGGCGACCTCGCGCTGTTTTGCTGGAACGGCCAGCGGGCGTACTGGGTCGGGAACACGGAGACACCGGAGACGCTGTGGCGGACGGAGAAGTACACGTTCGACGAAGTCCCCGACGACATCAGCGAGTGGGTCCAACGCGAGCTGTTCGCCCAGCTAGAGGTGGAAGACCCGTGGCTCACCGAGTACGAGACGCTGGCTCGCTTCTTCCTGCCGGTGTTTCTCTCGAAGGACGGCCGGGAGTCGACCCGGACGTTCTTCCGGGACCACGCCGGCGGCTTCCCGGACGCCGACCGGGCGGATGGGCTGGCGTTCTACAATGACTTCCTCGCGACTGGCGAACTCGACGACTACCGATACACCATGGCGAGCAAACTCGGGACCAGCGAGGGCTTTGACCTCTCACGGATGCGGGCGACGATGGGCGAATTCAACGTCGCCAAACTCCTCGTCGATGCCGGCAACGACATCACGCCAGAGGTCGAACTGGATTCGGGCCATTCCGTCGACTTCCGGGTCGAAGACACGCTCGTCGAGGTCACTCGTCCGCGGCCGCCGTCCCGACGGCAGGCCGACACCGCCGTCGCCGCGGTCAAGGCTTCCGGCGACGCGAAGACCCGCGACCAGCTAGCGGCTCACCCCGGAGCCGTCCTCGTCGTCGACTGCAGTTCCTTCCCGGATGACGACTGGCGGCGGGTATACGGAGAACAGTCCGACGTGGGCTACTCGCCGACCATCGTCTTCCGCGCCCGCCCGGACGGCAGCATGGAAGGGTACGCTTACGGCTCGGTTCCGTTCCCGTTGCCGTTCTAA
- a CDS encoding AAA family ATPase, protein MDRLESLRSEEEDRAESATAGVLLDQLQEVEQRLLAFGEGLGGTADTVTDLPFTEEAGLDHMPEPLYVRHDTEMLNQVTSWLLQDQHIGLVSPYGTGKTAFREIVLRDLSKHEGFVITHLDNPRETTPRKLYQTVLTAAYAAGYSIDQRNYSQVRDGIPWATAEAKDAVHEIVRRVREDDKTLLLVVDEIEVLEADLLSPLQVAGDAGVRLFLTGTPEGKRRVAEIRGTLDSRLRYYEGIDPFSPDDVAEYAARSLAYFRDEPYEGQAPDLFTRAAIEDIHERTEGNPREVRIECRELFTRAAFVWYRTGQDISRIQITPELRHRRFGMGR, encoded by the coding sequence GTGGACCGACTCGAATCGCTCCGGTCGGAAGAGGAAGACCGCGCCGAGAGCGCCACCGCCGGCGTGCTACTGGACCAGCTACAGGAGGTCGAACAGCGACTACTGGCCTTCGGTGAGGGGCTGGGCGGTACGGCAGACACGGTAACTGACCTCCCGTTCACCGAAGAAGCCGGGCTAGATCACATGCCCGAACCGCTGTACGTCCGCCACGACACCGAAATGCTGAATCAGGTCACGTCCTGGCTCCTGCAGGACCAGCACATCGGGTTAGTGAGTCCCTACGGGACCGGAAAGACCGCCTTCCGCGAGATCGTCCTGCGAGACCTCTCGAAACACGAGGGGTTTGTCATCACGCATCTGGATAACCCACGCGAGACGACGCCACGGAAACTGTACCAGACGGTGCTGACCGCTGCCTACGCCGCGGGCTACTCCATCGACCAGCGCAACTACTCACAGGTGCGGGACGGGATTCCGTGGGCGACCGCAGAAGCGAAAGACGCCGTCCACGAGATCGTCCGCCGCGTGCGCGAGGACGACAAGACGCTGCTGCTCGTGGTCGACGAGATCGAGGTACTTGAGGCGGATCTACTGTCGCCGCTTCAGGTAGCCGGCGACGCCGGTGTTCGTCTGTTCCTCACCGGGACACCGGAAGGGAAACGTCGCGTCGCCGAGATTCGCGGGACACTCGACTCACGGCTTCGCTACTACGAAGGTATCGACCCGTTCTCACCGGACGACGTGGCTGAGTATGCCGCCCGCTCGCTGGCATACTTCCGGGACGAACCGTACGAGGGGCAAGCTCCGGACCTGTTCACCCGGGCGGCGATCGAGGACATCCACGAGCGGACGGAGGGCAACCCCCGCGAGGTCCGCATCGAGTGCCGCGAACTGTTCACGAGGGCGGCGTTCGTCTGGTACCGGACCGGGCAGGACATCTCTCGCATCCAGATTACGCCTGAGTTGCGCCACCGTCGGTTCGGAATGGGCCGCTGA
- the thsA gene encoding thermosome subunit alpha: MGNQPMIVLSEESQRTSGKDAQSMNITAGTAVAEAVRTTLGPKGMDKMLVDNSGSVVVTNDGVTILDEMDIEHPAANMIVEVAQTQEDEVGDGTTTAVVMAGELLSKAEELLDQDIHASILAQGYRQAAEKAKEILEDNAIDVDPEDTETLEKVAATAMTGKGAESSKDVLAELVVRAAQSVVDDDGSVDTDNIQIETVVGGATDESELVEGVIVDKERVHDNMPFAVEDADVALLDTAIEVPETELDTEVNVTDPDQLQQFLDQEEEQLKEMVDKLAEAGADVVFCQKGIDDMAQHYLAQEGILAVRRAKKSDIEALSRSTGARIISNIDDIEADDLGFAGSVAQKDIAGDERIFVEDVEDARAVTMILRGGTEHVVDEVERAIEDSLGVVAATLEDGKVLPGGGAPETQLALGLRDYADSVGGREQLAVEAFADAIDVIPRTLAENAGLDPIDSLVDLRSKHDGGAVTSGLDAYTGEVVDMEDDGVVEPLRVKTQAVESATEAAVMILRIDDVIAAGDLKGGQGDDDEDEGGPGGPGGAPGGMGGGMGGMGGGMGGMM; this comes from the coding sequence ATGGGCAACCAGCCCATGATTGTACTTTCCGAGGAGTCCCAGCGGACATCCGGAAAGGACGCGCAGTCGATGAACATCACGGCCGGGACGGCCGTCGCCGAGGCCGTTCGGACGACACTGGGTCCGAAGGGCATGGACAAGATGCTCGTCGACAATTCGGGCTCGGTCGTCGTCACGAACGACGGCGTCACCATCCTCGACGAGATGGACATCGAGCACCCCGCCGCCAACATGATCGTCGAGGTCGCCCAGACGCAGGAAGACGAAGTGGGCGACGGCACGACGACGGCGGTCGTCATGGCCGGCGAACTCCTCTCGAAGGCCGAGGAACTCCTCGACCAGGACATCCACGCCAGCATCCTGGCTCAGGGATACCGTCAGGCCGCCGAGAAAGCGAAAGAGATTCTCGAAGACAACGCCATCGACGTCGACCCCGAGGACACCGAGACCCTCGAAAAGGTCGCCGCGACCGCGATGACCGGCAAGGGCGCTGAATCCTCCAAGGACGTCCTCGCCGAACTCGTCGTCCGTGCCGCCCAGTCCGTCGTCGACGACGACGGCAGCGTCGACACTGACAACATCCAGATCGAGACCGTCGTCGGCGGCGCAACCGACGAGTCCGAGCTCGTCGAAGGCGTCATCGTGGACAAGGAGCGTGTCCATGACAACATGCCGTTTGCCGTCGAGGACGCCGACGTTGCCCTGCTGGACACGGCCATCGAGGTTCCGGAAACGGAACTCGATACCGAAGTCAACGTCACCGACCCCGACCAGCTCCAGCAGTTCCTCGACCAGGAAGAGGAACAGCTCAAGGAAATGGTCGACAAGCTCGCCGAGGCCGGTGCTGACGTCGTCTTCTGCCAGAAGGGCATCGACGACATGGCCCAGCACTACCTCGCGCAGGAAGGCATCCTCGCTGTTCGCCGCGCCAAGAAGTCCGACATCGAAGCGCTCTCGCGCTCGACCGGTGCGCGCATCATCTCCAACATCGACGACATCGAAGCCGACGACCTCGGCTTCGCCGGCTCCGTCGCCCAGAAGGACATCGCTGGCGACGAGCGCATCTTCGTCGAGGACGTCGAGGACGCCCGCGCTGTCACGATGATTCTCCGCGGCGGCACCGAACACGTCGTCGACGAAGTCGAGCGCGCCATCGAGGACTCGCTCGGCGTCGTCGCCGCCACGCTGGAGGACGGCAAGGTCCTGCCCGGCGGCGGTGCCCCCGAGACGCAGCTCGCACTCGGCCTGCGTGACTACGCCGACTCCGTCGGTGGGCGCGAACAGCTCGCTGTCGAGGCCTTCGCCGACGCCATCGACGTCATCCCGCGCACCCTCGCGGAGAACGCCGGTCTCGACCCGATCGACTCGCTGGTCGACCTCCGCAGCAAGCACGACGGTGGCGCAGTCACCTCCGGGCTTGACGCCTACACCGGTGAGGTCGTCGACATGGAAGACGACGGCGTCGTCGAGCCGCTCCGTGTCAAGACCCAGGCTGTCGAAAGCGCAACCGAAGCAGCCGTCATGATCCTCCGCATCGATGACGTCATCGCCGCTGGCGACCTCAAGGGTGGCCAGGGCGACGACGACGAGGACGAAGGCGGACCTGGCGGCCCAGGCGGCGCGCCCGGCGGCATGGGCGGCGGCATGGGCGGCATGGGCGGCGGTATGGGCGGCATGATGTAA
- a CDS encoding TIGR00725 family protein, whose translation MRVSVIGGSTVTDDQYQQAREVGRRLGEQGHEVVCGGLTGVMEAVCRGASEAGGHTIGILPGERSAAANDYVDTAIATGLGNARNVLVVMNGVAIIAIDGGTGTLSELGHALDMNRPVAGLGTHRLDGGDAIEHVDTPAEAVEYVESAVQ comes from the coding sequence ATGCGCGTCTCCGTTATCGGCGGCTCGACAGTCACCGACGACCAGTACCAACAGGCACGCGAGGTCGGACGACGACTCGGTGAGCAGGGCCACGAGGTCGTCTGTGGCGGCCTCACCGGTGTGATGGAAGCAGTCTGTCGGGGTGCGAGCGAGGCCGGCGGTCACACTATCGGTATCCTTCCGGGCGAACGTTCTGCGGCGGCGAACGACTACGTGGACACCGCAATCGCGACCGGGCTGGGCAACGCTCGGAACGTCCTCGTCGTAATGAATGGTGTGGCCATCATCGCCATCGACGGCGGCACCGGGACGCTCTCGGAACTCGGCCACGCGCTGGACATGAACCGGCCGGTCGCCGGGCTCGGTACGCACCGCCTCGACGGCGGCGACGCAATCGAACACGTCGACACACCTGCCGAAGCCGTCGAATACGTCGAGTCTGCCGTGCAGTAG
- the phaC gene encoding poly(3-hydroxyalkanoate) polymerase subunit PhaC: MSSNPFNPFEAALNWQRKTLENMTDAAETSQIADERLELMESVEVGQTPSDVVYEENKLELLHYDAEAAGIEVPEEEKEDVPILIVYALINRPYILDLQEERSVVRRLLEAGHDVYLIDWNEPSRLDQHLTLDDYVNRYMDNCVDVVRERSGQDAINILGYCMGGTMSVMYTALHKEKVNTLGLMAAGLCFDHTGGVLEEWGSEEYYSPQDVVDTFGNVPADMLDIGFALMDPVENYVTKYIRFAENMENEGFVENFGRMEQWLGDGIDVAGEAYVQFLEDVYQDNKLYKNELELDGKHVDLDNIDMPVLQLMGEYDHLIPPEASKPFNDVIASDDTRTIEFSTGHIGLSVSSSTHADLWPEVAEWYSERSKGNEEVDIEVESPEAAEDDTVDQSELSDIDVDATADVDADATEDENDATDESADIDSVSGIGPTYAERLYDAGIHSVADLAEYDAAELADIAETTESRAEDWLDQL; encoded by the coding sequence ATGTCCAGCAACCCATTCAATCCATTCGAGGCCGCGCTCAACTGGCAGCGCAAGACGCTGGAGAACATGACTGATGCCGCCGAGACCAGCCAGATCGCCGACGAGCGACTGGAGCTGATGGAGTCCGTCGAAGTCGGTCAGACGCCAAGTGACGTCGTCTACGAGGAGAACAAACTCGAACTCCTCCACTACGACGCCGAGGCCGCCGGTATCGAGGTCCCGGAAGAAGAGAAGGAGGACGTTCCGATCCTCATCGTCTACGCGCTGATCAACCGCCCGTACATCCTCGACTTACAGGAGGAGCGGTCGGTCGTTCGCCGCCTGCTCGAAGCGGGCCACGACGTGTACCTCATCGACTGGAACGAGCCCTCGCGGCTCGACCAGCACCTCACGCTCGACGACTACGTCAACCGCTATATGGACAACTGCGTCGACGTGGTCCGCGAGCGGTCCGGTCAGGATGCTATCAATATCCTCGGCTACTGCATGGGCGGCACGATGTCGGTGATGTACACCGCCCTCCACAAGGAGAAAGTCAACACTCTGGGGCTGATGGCCGCCGGGCTGTGTTTCGACCATACGGGCGGCGTCCTCGAAGAATGGGGCTCCGAGGAGTACTACTCCCCGCAGGATGTCGTCGATACGTTCGGGAACGTCCCCGCGGATATGCTCGACATCGGCTTCGCCCTGATGGACCCGGTCGAGAACTACGTCACGAAGTACATCCGCTTCGCGGAGAACATGGAGAACGAGGGCTTCGTCGAGAACTTCGGCCGGATGGAGCAGTGGCTCGGTGACGGCATCGACGTGGCCGGCGAGGCCTACGTCCAGTTCCTCGAAGATGTCTATCAGGACAACAAACTCTACAAAAACGAGCTTGAACTCGACGGCAAGCACGTCGATCTGGACAACATCGATATGCCCGTCCTCCAGCTCATGGGCGAGTACGACCACCTCATCCCACCGGAGGCCTCGAAGCCGTTCAACGATGTCATCGCTAGCGACGACACGCGAACTATCGAGTTCTCGACGGGTCACATCGGCCTCTCCGTTTCGTCGTCGACCCACGCCGACCTCTGGCCCGAGGTCGCCGAATGGTACTCGGAGCGCAGTAAGGGGAACGAGGAAGTCGACATCGAGGTCGAATCCCCGGAAGCGGCCGAAGACGACACAGTGGACCAGTCAGAACTCAGCGACATCGACGTCGACGCGACTGCCGATGTCGATGCCGACGCTACTGAGGACGAAAACGATGCGACTGACGAATCCGCCGATATCGATAGCGTCTCCGGTATCGGCCCGACCTACGCCGAACGGCTGTACGACGCTGGTATCCACAGTGTTGCGGACTTGGCTGAGTACGACGCGGCCGAACTGGCCGACATCGCCGAGACCACTGAGTCCCGTGCGGAGGACTGGCTCGACCAACTGTAA
- a CDS encoding poly(R)-hydroxyalkanoic acid synthase subunit PhaE, which produces MSNTNDIQEEWTEMVEEMNNAVADSMEQNMKAQAAFVESWADAVEDTIPKEEDLADGMDGYNRAYEEWIDAAEQMVERSTDAAQGEDVDPAEFRDIWLQSANEAFKHVMGTSAFAAANGQLVESMMEMQQEADDLSQDALEQMGFPTRDDVDEVAERLIELERRQHAVEQKLDRVLEHLEE; this is translated from the coding sequence ATGAGTAACACAAACGACATTCAGGAGGAATGGACGGAGATGGTTGAGGAGATGAACAACGCGGTCGCTGACTCGATGGAGCAGAACATGAAGGCGCAGGCGGCCTTCGTGGAGTCGTGGGCAGATGCCGTTGAGGACACGATTCCCAAGGAAGAGGACCTTGCCGACGGGATGGACGGCTACAACCGCGCCTACGAGGAGTGGATCGACGCCGCCGAGCAGATGGTCGAGCGCTCGACCGACGCCGCACAAGGCGAGGACGTCGACCCCGCCGAGTTCCGTGACATCTGGCTGCAGTCCGCCAACGAAGCGTTCAAGCACGTCATGGGGACCTCGGCGTTTGCGGCCGCCAACGGCCAGCTCGTCGAGTCGATGATGGAGATGCAACAGGAGGCGGACGACCTGAGTCAGGACGCTCTGGAGCAGATGGGCTTCCCGACACGTGACGACGTTGATGAGGTGGCTGAACGACTCATCGAACTAGAGCGCCGCCAGCACGCGGTCGAACAGAAGCTCGACCGCGTTCTCGAACATCTGGAAGAGTAA
- a CDS encoding AbrB/MazE/SpoVT family DNA-binding domain-containing protein: protein MADEDDGLMWPPMFKGMQQASENAMEQQQQLMKQMFASGGMPSFDMNQLGAMSQMATFKTRVQSGGRISIPDAEREALGIDEGDIVQAVVLPVTNNNSE from the coding sequence ATGGCCGACGAGGATGATGGCCTGATGTGGCCTCCGATGTTCAAGGGGATGCAACAGGCGAGCGAGAACGCGATGGAACAGCAACAGCAGCTGATGAAACAGATGTTCGCCAGCGGAGGCATGCCGAGTTTCGATATGAATCAGCTCGGTGCCATGAGCCAGATGGCGACGTTCAAGACCCGCGTGCAAAGCGGGGGTCGGATCAGCATTCCCGATGCGGAGCGAGAGGCGCTTGGCATCGACGAAGGCGATATCGTTCAAGCCGTCGTCCTCCCGGTCACTAACAACAACAGCGAGTAA